The following proteins are co-located in the Ictalurus punctatus breed USDA103 chromosome 14, Coco_2.0, whole genome shotgun sequence genome:
- the dapk2b gene encoding death-associated protein kinase 2 isoform X3: protein MRTLSMAVFKQQKVEDFYENGEELGSGQFAIVKRCKEKSTGVEYAAKFIKKRQSRASRRGVRREEIEREVNILQQLQHPNIISLHDVYENRTDVVLILELVSGGELFDFLAQKESLSEEEATEFLKQILDGVHYLHSKKIAHFDLKPENIMLLDKNVPLPRIKIIDFGLAHKIEDGVEFKNIFGTPEFVAPEIVNYEPLGLPADMWSIGVITYILLSGASPFLGESKQETMANISAVSYEFDEEFFSSTSELAKSFIRQLLTKDTRKRLTIEGALNHPWIKPKDSRQALVRRLSVVNIENFRKQYARRRWKFSFRIVALCNHLTRMMKKPRDSPKQVQDEVFVRDCESDQEEEVLQRRPRTRMRSSTS from the exons TGGGCAGTTTGCTATAGTAAAGCGATGTAAAGAGAAGAGTACAGGTGTAGAGTATGCAGCAAAGTTCATCAAAAAGCGCCAAAGCAGAGCAAGCAGAAGAGGAGTACGGCGAGAAGAAATCGAAAGGGAGGTGAACATTCTACAGCAACTCCAGCACCCCAACATCATCTCACTGCATGATGTCTATGAGAACCGCACCGACGTGGTGCTCATCCTGGAACT GGTATCTGGAGGAGAGCTCTTTGACTTCCTGGCCCAAAAGGAATCCCTGAGTGAGGAAGAGGCCACTGAGTTTCTTAAACAGATTCTTGATGGGGTCCACTACCTGCACTCCAAGAAAATAGCACATTTTGATTTAAAG CCTGAGAATATTATGCTGCTAGACAAAAATGTCCCACTGCCACGGATCAAAATTATTGACTTTGGCTTGGCACATAAAATTGAAGATGGGGTCgaattcaaaaatatttttgggaCACCAGAATTTGTGG CTCCAGAAATAGTCAACTATGAGCCTCTGGGATTACCAGCAGACATGTG GAGTATCGGTGTCATCACATACATCTT ACTGAGCGGTGCTTCCCCATTTCTGGGCGAGTCTAAACAAGAGACAATGGCAAACATTTCTGCTGTGAGCTATGAATTTGATGAGGAATTCTTCAGCAGCACTAGCGAGCTGGCTAAGAGCTTCATTAGACAGCTTTTGACTAAAGACACAAG AAAGAGGCTCACCATAGAAGGTGCTCTCAACCACCCATGGATTAAG CCTAAGGACTCTAGACAAGCTTTGGTGCGCAGACTGTCTGTGGTCAACATTGAGAATTTTAGAAAACAGTACGCTCGCCGCAGGTGGAAG TTCTCCTTCAGGATTGTAGCTCTGTGTAACCATTTGACACGCATGATGAAGAAACCACGT GACAGTCCAAAACAGGTCCAAGATGAGGTTTTTGTAAGGGACTGTGAGAGCGACCAGGAGGAGGAAGTATTACAAAGGAGACCCAGGACCAGGATGAGGAGCAGCACCTCCTGA
- the dapk2b gene encoding death-associated protein kinase 2 isoform X1 — MRTLSMAVFKQQKVEDFYENGEELGSGQFAIVKRCKEKSTGVEYAAKFIKKRQSRASRRGVRREEIEREVNILQQLQHPNIISLHDVYENRTDVVLILELVSGGELFDFLAQKESLSEEEATEFLKQILDGVHYLHSKKIAHFDLKPENIMLLDKNVPLPRIKIIDFGLAHKIEDGVEFKNIFGTPEFVAPEIVNYEPLGLPADMWSIGVITYILLSGASPFLGESKQETMANISAVSYEFDEEFFSSTSELAKSFIRQLLTKDTRKRLTIEGALNHPWIKLHRTHPHSVFLWFLFLKNHEHVEDTNLVQWQSGPCQLKTKRLKEYTIHSHCSIPPNNTYVNFERFARVMEDISVIDSGLEEVAQKRESLQEDVEALLSIYNEKETWYKEESSSVGQGLSRLRYEFRKAEARRKDLQEDIKATEASLDVISSRYLERQAQLSRLSEELNTELRWLQELMSSLNGEGENGGRCSTPDLNNQVNKALKEMLSRTCGEESHCSSQTDNTESFF; from the exons TGGGCAGTTTGCTATAGTAAAGCGATGTAAAGAGAAGAGTACAGGTGTAGAGTATGCAGCAAAGTTCATCAAAAAGCGCCAAAGCAGAGCAAGCAGAAGAGGAGTACGGCGAGAAGAAATCGAAAGGGAGGTGAACATTCTACAGCAACTCCAGCACCCCAACATCATCTCACTGCATGATGTCTATGAGAACCGCACCGACGTGGTGCTCATCCTGGAACT GGTATCTGGAGGAGAGCTCTTTGACTTCCTGGCCCAAAAGGAATCCCTGAGTGAGGAAGAGGCCACTGAGTTTCTTAAACAGATTCTTGATGGGGTCCACTACCTGCACTCCAAGAAAATAGCACATTTTGATTTAAAG CCTGAGAATATTATGCTGCTAGACAAAAATGTCCCACTGCCACGGATCAAAATTATTGACTTTGGCTTGGCACATAAAATTGAAGATGGGGTCgaattcaaaaatatttttgggaCACCAGAATTTGTGG CTCCAGAAATAGTCAACTATGAGCCTCTGGGATTACCAGCAGACATGTG GAGTATCGGTGTCATCACATACATCTT ACTGAGCGGTGCTTCCCCATTTCTGGGCGAGTCTAAACAAGAGACAATGGCAAACATTTCTGCTGTGAGCTATGAATTTGATGAGGAATTCTTCAGCAGCACTAGCGAGCTGGCTAAGAGCTTCATTAGACAGCTTTTGACTAAAGACACAAG AAAGAGGCTCACCATAGAAGGTGCTCTCAACCACCCATGGATTAAG CTGCACAGGACCCACCCTCACTCAGTCTTCCTTTGGTTCCTATTTCTGAAGAACCATGAGCATGTGGAAGACACCAACTTAGTTCAGTGGCAAAGTGGACCATGTCAGCTGAAGACCAAACGCCTAAAGGAGTATACCATCCACTCCCACTGCAGCATTCCACCTAATAATACATACGTAAACTTTGAGCGCTTTGCCCGTGTGATGGAGGACATCTCCGTCATAGATAGCGGCCTGGAGGAAGTGGCCCAGAAACGAGAGTCTCTTCAGGAGGATGTTGAAGCTCTTCTCTCCATCTATAATGAAAAGGAGACCTGGTACAAAGAAGAGAGTTCGAGTGTGGGACAGGGCCTCTCAAGGCTCCGTTATGAGTTCCGTAAGGCAGAGGCTCGGAGGAAGGATCTTCAGGAGGACATAAAGGCTACAGAAGCCAGCCTGGATGTTATCAGCAGCCGCTACTTGGAAAGACAGGCCCAGCTAAGCCGTCTTAGTGAGGAGCTGAACACAGAGCTGCGATGGCTTCAGGAGCTGATGAGTTCCTTAAATGGAGAGGGGGAGAATGGAGGACGTTGTTCCACTCCTGATCTCAACAACCAAGTGAACAAGGCTCTAAAAGAGATGTTGAGCAGAACCTGTGGAGAAGAATCACACTGCAGCAGCCAGACAGACAACACAGAGTCATTCTTTTAA
- the dapk2b gene encoding death-associated protein kinase 2 isoform X2 produces MRTLSMAVFKQQKVEDFYENGEELGSGQFAIVKRCKEKSTGVEYAAKFIKKRQSRASRRGVRREEIEREVNILQQLQHPNIISLHDVYENRTDVVLILELVSGGELFDFLAQKESLSEEEATEFLKQILDGVHYLHSKKIAHFDLKPENIMLLDKNVPLPRIKIIDFGLAHKIEDGVEFKNIFGTPEFVAPEIVNYEPLGLPADMWSIGVITYILLSGASPFLGESKQETMANISAVSYEFDEEFFSSTSELAKSFIRQLLTKDTRKRLTIEGALNHPWIKNHEHVEDTNLVQWQSGPCQLKTKRLKEYTIHSHCSIPPNNTYVNFERFARVMEDISVIDSGLEEVAQKRESLQEDVEALLSIYNEKETWYKEESSSVGQGLSRLRYEFRKAEARRKDLQEDIKATEASLDVISSRYLERQAQLSRLSEELNTELRWLQELMSSLNGEGENGGRCSTPDLNNQVNKALKEMLSRTCGEESHCSSQTDNTESFF; encoded by the exons TGGGCAGTTTGCTATAGTAAAGCGATGTAAAGAGAAGAGTACAGGTGTAGAGTATGCAGCAAAGTTCATCAAAAAGCGCCAAAGCAGAGCAAGCAGAAGAGGAGTACGGCGAGAAGAAATCGAAAGGGAGGTGAACATTCTACAGCAACTCCAGCACCCCAACATCATCTCACTGCATGATGTCTATGAGAACCGCACCGACGTGGTGCTCATCCTGGAACT GGTATCTGGAGGAGAGCTCTTTGACTTCCTGGCCCAAAAGGAATCCCTGAGTGAGGAAGAGGCCACTGAGTTTCTTAAACAGATTCTTGATGGGGTCCACTACCTGCACTCCAAGAAAATAGCACATTTTGATTTAAAG CCTGAGAATATTATGCTGCTAGACAAAAATGTCCCACTGCCACGGATCAAAATTATTGACTTTGGCTTGGCACATAAAATTGAAGATGGGGTCgaattcaaaaatatttttgggaCACCAGAATTTGTGG CTCCAGAAATAGTCAACTATGAGCCTCTGGGATTACCAGCAGACATGTG GAGTATCGGTGTCATCACATACATCTT ACTGAGCGGTGCTTCCCCATTTCTGGGCGAGTCTAAACAAGAGACAATGGCAAACATTTCTGCTGTGAGCTATGAATTTGATGAGGAATTCTTCAGCAGCACTAGCGAGCTGGCTAAGAGCTTCATTAGACAGCTTTTGACTAAAGACACAAG AAAGAGGCTCACCATAGAAGGTGCTCTCAACCACCCATGGATTAAG AACCATGAGCATGTGGAAGACACCAACTTAGTTCAGTGGCAAAGTGGACCATGTCAGCTGAAGACCAAACGCCTAAAGGAGTATACCATCCACTCCCACTGCAGCATTCCACCTAATAATACATACGTAAACTTTGAGCGCTTTGCCCGTGTGATGGAGGACATCTCCGTCATAGATAGCGGCCTGGAGGAAGTGGCCCAGAAACGAGAGTCTCTTCAGGAGGATGTTGAAGCTCTTCTCTCCATCTATAATGAAAAGGAGACCTGGTACAAAGAAGAGAGTTCGAGTGTGGGACAGGGCCTCTCAAGGCTCCGTTATGAGTTCCGTAAGGCAGAGGCTCGGAGGAAGGATCTTCAGGAGGACATAAAGGCTACAGAAGCCAGCCTGGATGTTATCAGCAGCCGCTACTTGGAAAGACAGGCCCAGCTAAGCCGTCTTAGTGAGGAGCTGAACACAGAGCTGCGATGGCTTCAGGAGCTGATGAGTTCCTTAAATGGAGAGGGGGAGAATGGAGGACGTTGTTCCACTCCTGATCTCAACAACCAAGTGAACAAGGCTCTAAAAGAGATGTTGAGCAGAACCTGTGGAGAAGAATCACACTGCAGCAGCCAGACAGACAACACAGAGTCATTCTTTTAA